From one Streptomyces sp. N50 genomic stretch:
- a CDS encoding DUF503 domain-containing protein yields the protein MYVGTLSFDLLLGDVHSLKEKRSLVRPIVAELQRKYAVSAAETGSQDLHRRAEIGLAVVSGDTGHLTDVLDRCERLVAARPEVELLSVRRRLHSDED from the coding sequence ATGTATGTGGGGACTCTGTCCTTCGACCTGCTCCTCGGCGACGTCCACTCGCTGAAGGAGAAACGCTCTCTCGTCCGTCCGATCGTGGCCGAACTCCAGCGCAAGTACGCGGTGAGCGCGGCCGAGACGGGCAGCCAGGACCTCCACCGCAGGGCCGAGATCGGGCTCGCGGTGGTCTCCGGGGACACGGGCCACCTCACGGACGTACTGGACCGCTGCGAGCGACTCGTCGCCGCGCGGCCCGAGGTGGAACTGCTCTCCGTTCGACGCAGACTCCACAGCGACGAAGACTGA
- the rbfA gene encoding 30S ribosome-binding factor RbfA, translating to MADNARAKRLADLIREVVAQKLQRGIKDPRLGTHVTITDTRVTGDLREATVFYTVYGDDETRAEAAAGLESARGVLRSAVGAAAGVKFTPTLTFVADALPDTAKTIEDLLDKARQSDEKVREVSAGAAYAGDADPYKKPGEDDEDDASE from the coding sequence GTGGCCGACAACGCGCGTGCCAAGAGGCTGGCGGACCTCATCCGAGAGGTGGTGGCCCAGAAGCTGCAGCGCGGCATCAAGGACCCCCGGCTCGGCACCCACGTCACCATCACGGACACCCGCGTCACGGGCGACCTGCGGGAGGCGACCGTCTTCTACACGGTCTACGGCGACGACGAGACGCGGGCCGAAGCGGCGGCGGGCCTCGAGAGCGCCCGGGGCGTCCTGCGCTCCGCCGTGGGCGCGGCGGCCGGCGTGAAGTTCACCCCGACCCTCACCTTCGTCGCGGACGCCCTCCCGGACACCGCCAAGACCATCGAGGACCTCCTCGACAAGGCACGGCAGTCCGACGAGAAGGTCCGCGAGGTCTCGGCGGGCGCGGCCTACGCCGGTGACGCGGACCCGTACAAGAAGCCCGGCGAGGACGACGAGGACGACGCCTCCGAATGA
- the truB gene encoding tRNA pseudouridine(55) synthase TruB has product MTEKTPTPDGLVIVDKPSGFTSHDVVAKMRGIARTRRVGHAGTLDPMATGVLVLGVEKATKLLGHLALTEKEYLGTIRLGQSTLTDDAEGEITGSTDASKVTRDAVDAGIAKLSGQIMQVPSKVSAIKINGVRSYKRARDGEDFEIPARPVTISSFAVYDVRDAVAEDGTPVLDLVVSVVCSSGTYIRALARDLGEDLGVGGHLTALRRTRVGPYKLDTARTLDQLQEELTVMPIAEAAEAAFPRWSVDSRRAKLLLNGVRLDIPEEYAGVGAVGVFDPEGRFLALVEEQKGKAKSLAVFA; this is encoded by the coding sequence ATGACCGAGAAAACCCCGACGCCCGACGGCCTTGTCATCGTGGACAAGCCGTCGGGCTTCACCTCGCACGACGTCGTCGCCAAGATGCGCGGCATCGCCCGCACCCGCCGCGTCGGGCACGCGGGCACCCTCGACCCCATGGCCACGGGCGTACTCGTCCTGGGAGTCGAGAAGGCGACAAAGCTCCTGGGGCACTTGGCCCTCACGGAGAAGGAGTACCTGGGCACGATCCGCCTGGGCCAGAGCACCCTGACCGACGACGCCGAGGGCGAGATCACGGGGTCGACAGACGCCTCGAAGGTCACCCGGGACGCCGTCGACGCCGGGATCGCCAAGCTCAGCGGGCAGATCATGCAGGTCCCGTCCAAGGTCAGCGCCATCAAGATCAACGGCGTGCGCTCCTACAAACGGGCCCGCGACGGCGAGGACTTCGAGATCCCCGCCCGCCCCGTCACCATCTCCTCCTTCGCGGTCTACGACGTCCGGGACGCCGTGGCCGAGGACGGCACCCCCGTCCTGGACCTGGTGGTCTCGGTGGTCTGCTCGTCCGGCACCTACATCCGGGCCCTGGCCCGCGACCTGGGCGAGGACCTCGGCGTGGGCGGCCACCTGACCGCACTGCGCCGCACCCGCGTCGGCCCGTACAAGCTGGACACGGCGAGGACCCTGGACCAGCTCCAGGAGGAGCTGACGGTGATGCCGATCGCCGAGGCGGCCGAGGCAGCGTTCCCGCGCTGGTCCGTGGACTCCCGTCGGGCGAAGCTGCTCCTCAACGGCGTCCGCCTGGACATCCCCGAGGAGTACGCGGGCGTCGGCGCGGTCGGCGTCTTCGACCCCGAGGGCCGCTTCCTGGCGCTCGTGGAGGAACAGAAGGGCAAGGCCAAGAGCCTCGCGGTCTTCGCCTGA
- a CDS encoding trypsin-like peptidase domain-containing protein, with product MAGRGPRTGGGRRTREDARAERSTRDAVPGVAAAPGAAPAAGDESLVRIRDLAGRPRGTGFVADHHGTVITSHEAVDGLPRLVLHATGDRTCLVTADAVTPLPALDLALVRTEGLGVDPLPVTIRERVETGTYVRVAADRWREARLLGATSVTYTATDRFHLLDDALELAIGTAGRDALRLGGGAAGGPVLDAVTGAVIGVLGTALQSGQRDTGFAVPLRQVPDGERGLGAVHGPLVDLLARNAATVPAYGADLNLAGVLELTATSVGSDGPPWALAGFVGPGRDGDGACVVEPVERPSLVREFTAFTESPAAVLGLVGAPGSGRTTELAALAARRNGGAEPAPTLWLRGADLRDGDASVADAARRTVERAARIVAASVSPAGDSGDLGDVCPERLARVARDAGRPLLLLLDGPEEMPPVLAHRLGEWTRGTGEWLRESGARLVVGCRAEYWEGAGFSRELLYGGVPGPHGAGPRHSARPAFEDEAVQADGGSGGGAPGTVPPVCVHLGDLGPHEARRARAAYGVPEGVLTGTDARHPLALRLLSEVLAALPAAPDTQIDRDDVFAAYLDLMCLRIAVRLAAENGLRGTAVRRLAAKVSGQVHEAARRSLGPGQGELDRESFEAVFPWGPAPARLGGGTGWASAVLTEGLLVPAGTGYRFAHEELADWIQGTHLDLDEALRALVHRSRNPQTGHPLPVPHHRIGPVVQALLLLARQHGTRQLAVRLEELADALGADPDSWWAAHLLAEVLRRVPDATPYGNALRLLADQLVTQGREQAAVPKEFGPEFWAALRLPHAERFELLRRLVLTDGSPQDSAPPRFLDSAAELLAADPAAVQPLLTRWFDDERPLPATPEATVATAAQVLLHTHRRRGLDDLTEVLVGCAHGRADELLAVLAEEEPSAVCRAVDRWAHDERPARRVAAVAYGLRAAPHVRTEADRELLRYAAEFLLARPADSTLHGGALALLVRDPHTRTRHLPQALRHFASGDPQFPPSALAAALTTHPEPVLEAFRARLHGPHAGEAVRTLAGVAAPALARRAAALVRETAVRWPETAAYLGVYVDRCLDHGPEVRAILFPLVTGLLDGGPASVRTALAPVLAAPGTPASRPLRRELLEFLLAHEHDPAVLDALLHTAGRRDDDEIRDLVHRTGRLLVRTPAGATRFDRGLVDLGRHVPGFAALMARWLADTPEDWAAVVGPSTRRMIENLAGVGVPA from the coding sequence ATGGCGGGACGTGGCCCGCGGACGGGCGGCGGCCGTCGGACGCGGGAAGACGCACGAGCAGAGCGATCGACGCGGGACGCCGTGCCGGGTGTTGCTGCCGCGCCGGGTGCCGCGCCCGCTGCCGGTGACGAGTCCTTGGTGCGCATCCGCGACCTCGCCGGGCGCCCGCGCGGCACCGGTTTCGTAGCCGACCACCACGGCACGGTGATCACCAGCCACGAGGCGGTCGACGGCCTGCCCCGCCTCGTCCTGCACGCCACCGGCGACCGCACCTGCCTGGTGACGGCCGACGCGGTGACCCCGCTGCCCGCCCTCGATCTGGCCCTCGTCCGCACCGAGGGCCTGGGCGTCGACCCGCTCCCCGTCACGATCCGGGAGCGTGTCGAGACCGGCACGTACGTCCGCGTCGCAGCGGACCGCTGGCGCGAGGCCCGCCTCCTGGGCGCGACCTCCGTGACCTACACGGCCACCGACCGCTTCCATCTCCTCGACGACGCCCTGGAGTTGGCGATCGGCACGGCGGGGCGGGACGCGCTGCGGCTGGGCGGGGGAGCGGCCGGCGGGCCGGTCCTCGACGCGGTGACCGGAGCGGTGATCGGTGTCCTGGGTACGGCGTTGCAGTCCGGGCAACGGGACACGGGGTTCGCGGTGCCGCTGCGCCAAGTGCCGGATGGGGAAAGGGGGTTGGGGGCTGTCCACGGGCCCCTGGTCGACCTCCTCGCACGGAACGCGGCGACCGTGCCCGCGTACGGCGCCGACCTCAACCTCGCGGGAGTCCTGGAACTGACGGCCACCTCGGTGGGCTCGGACGGGCCGCCGTGGGCACTCGCGGGGTTCGTCGGTCCCGGGCGGGACGGCGACGGCGCGTGTGTGGTGGAGCCGGTCGAACGACCTTCCCTGGTACGGGAGTTCACCGCCTTCACCGAGAGCCCGGCCGCCGTGCTCGGGCTCGTCGGGGCGCCGGGCAGCGGCCGTACGACAGAACTCGCGGCGCTCGCCGCGCGGCGCAACGGCGGTGCGGAACCGGCTCCCACGCTGTGGTTGCGCGGCGCCGATCTGCGGGACGGGGACGCGTCGGTGGCGGACGCGGCGCGCAGGACGGTGGAGCGGGCGGCCCGGATCGTCGCCGCGTCGGTCTCGCCGGCGGGGGACTCCGGCGACCTGGGTGATGTCTGCCCCGAGCGGCTGGCGCGGGTGGCCCGTGACGCCGGGCGGCCCTTGCTGTTGCTGCTCGACGGGCCTGAGGAGATGCCGCCTGTGCTGGCTCATCGGCTGGGGGAGTGGACCCGGGGGACGGGGGAGTGGTTGCGGGAGAGCGGGGCGCGGTTGGTGGTGGGGTGTCGGGCGGAGTACTGGGAAGGGGCGGGGTTTTCACGGGAGTTGCTGTACGGCGGGGTGCCCGGGCCTCATGGCGCAGGCCCGCGTCACTCAGCCCGTCCGGCGTTTGAGGACGAGGCCGTTCAGGCCGATGGGGGGTCTGGGGGCGGAGCCCCCGGGACGGTTCCGCCGGTGTGCGTGCACCTTGGGGACCTCGGCCCGCACGAAGCCCGCCGAGCCCGCGCAGCGTACGGCGTTCCGGAGGGCGTCCTCACCGGAACCGACGCCCGGCACCCCCTCGCCCTCCGGCTCCTCTCCGAGGTGCTCGCCGCGCTGCCCGCCGCCCCCGACACCCAGATCGACCGCGACGACGTGTTCGCCGCCTACCTCGACCTCATGTGCCTCCGGATCGCCGTCCGCCTCGCCGCGGAGAACGGCCTGCGCGGCACCGCCGTGAGGCGCCTCGCGGCGAAGGTGTCAGGGCAGGTGCACGAGGCGGCTCGGCGCAGTCTCGGGCCGGGGCAGGGGGAGTTGGACCGGGAGTCGTTCGAGGCGGTGTTCCCGTGGGGACCCGCACCGGCGCGGCTCGGCGGCGGTACGGGGTGGGCGTCCGCCGTCCTCACCGAGGGGCTGCTCGTGCCGGCCGGGACCGGATACCGGTTCGCCCACGAGGAGTTGGCCGACTGGATCCAGGGCACGCACCTCGACCTCGACGAGGCCCTGCGGGCGCTGGTCCACCGGTCCAGGAATCCACAGACTGGGCACCCCCTCCCCGTCCCGCACCACCGTATCGGCCCCGTCGTACAGGCCCTGCTGCTCCTCGCCCGACAACACGGCACCCGCCAACTGGCCGTACGGCTGGAGGAGTTGGCGGATGCCCTGGGCGCCGACCCGGACTCCTGGTGGGCCGCCCACCTGCTCGCCGAGGTGTTGCGGAGGGTGCCCGATGCCACGCCGTACGGCAACGCATTGCGGCTGCTGGCCGACCAGTTGGTGACACAGGGGCGGGAACAGGCCGCCGTACCGAAGGAGTTCGGGCCGGAGTTCTGGGCCGCGCTGCGCCTGCCCCATGCCGAGCGGTTCGAGTTGCTGCGGCGGCTCGTGCTCACCGACGGATCCCCGCAGGACAGCGCCCCGCCCCGATTCCTGGACTCCGCCGCCGAGTTGCTCGCCGCCGACCCCGCCGCCGTACAGCCGCTGCTGACCCGGTGGTTCGACGACGAGCGGCCGTTGCCCGCGACACCGGAGGCGACCGTGGCGACGGCCGCGCAGGTGTTGCTGCACACGCATCGGCGGCGGGGGCTGGACGATCTGACGGAGGTGCTCGTCGGGTGCGCGCACGGGCGGGCCGACGAACTCCTCGCCGTGCTCGCCGAGGAGGAGCCCTCGGCCGTGTGCCGGGCCGTGGACCGGTGGGCGCACGACGAGCGGCCGGCGCGCAGGGTGGCGGCGGTGGCGTACGGACTGCGGGCCGCGCCGCACGTACGGACCGAGGCGGACCGTGAACTCCTGCGCTACGCGGCCGAGTTCCTCCTGGCCCGCCCCGCAGACTCCACCCTGCACGGCGGCGCGCTCGCGCTCCTCGTCCGCGATCCGCACACCCGCACCCGCCATCTCCCGCAGGCGCTACGGCACTTCGCGTCCGGCGACCCCCAGTTCCCGCCGAGCGCGCTGGCCGCCGCGCTGACCACGCACCCCGAACCGGTCCTGGAGGCCTTCCGCGCCCGGCTGCACGGACCGCACGCCGGCGAGGCGGTCCGCACGCTCGCCGGCGTGGCGGCCCCGGCCCTCGCGCGCCGGGCCGCCGCGCTGGTGCGCGAGACCGCCGTACGGTGGCCGGAGACGGCCGCGTACCTCGGCGTCTACGTCGACCGGTGCCTCGACCACGGCCCCGAGGTCCGCGCGATCCTGTTCCCCCTGGTCACCGGCCTCCTGGACGGCGGCCCGGCATCGGTGCGGACCGCCCTCGCGCCCGTGCTCGCCGCCCCCGGCACCCCGGCATCCCGCCCCCTGCGCCGCGAACTCCTGGAGTTCCTGCTCGCGCACGAGCACGACCCCGCCGTACTGGACGCACTCCTGCACACGGCGGGGCGACGCGACGACGACGAGATCCGCGACCTCGTCCACCGCACCGGCCGGCTGCTCGTCCGTACCCCCGCGGGCGCGACCCGTTTCGACCGCGGGCTCGTCGACCTGGGCCGCCACGTGCCCGGCTTCGCCGCCCTGATGGCCCGCTGGCTGGCCGACACCCCGGAGGACTGGGCGGCGGTGGTCGGACCCAGCACGCGGCGCATGATCGAGAACCTGGCCGGGGTGGGGGTTCCCGCATAG
- a CDS encoding bifunctional riboflavin kinase/FAD synthetase, translating to MQRWRGLEDIPEDWGRSVVTIGSYDGVHRGHQLIIRHAVERARELGVPSVVVTFDPHPSEVVRPGSHPPLLAPHHRRAELMAELGVDAALILPFTKEFSKLSPADFVVKVLVDKLHAKAVVEGPNFRFGHKAAGNVAFLIEQGKTYDFEVEVVDLYVSGAAGGGEPFSSTLTRRLVAEGDVEGAREILGRPHRVEGVVVRGAQRGREMGFPTANVETLPHTAIPADGVYAGYLHVEGEAMPAAISVGTNPQFDGTERTVEAYAIDRVGLDLYGLHVAVDFLAFVRGQAKFDSLEGLLEQIAQDVKRCRELISADTGDAG from the coding sequence GTGCAGCGCTGGCGTGGCTTGGAGGACATCCCTGAGGACTGGGGGCGCAGTGTCGTCACCATCGGTTCTTATGACGGGGTCCACCGCGGGCACCAGCTGATCATCCGGCATGCCGTGGAGCGCGCCCGTGAGCTGGGCGTTCCCTCTGTCGTCGTCACCTTCGACCCGCACCCCAGCGAGGTCGTGCGCCCCGGCAGCCACCCGCCGCTGCTCGCCCCGCACCACCGCCGAGCCGAACTGATGGCCGAGCTGGGGGTCGACGCGGCGCTGATCCTGCCGTTCACCAAAGAGTTCTCGAAACTGTCCCCGGCCGACTTCGTGGTCAAGGTCCTGGTGGACAAACTGCACGCGAAGGCGGTCGTCGAGGGCCCGAACTTCCGCTTCGGCCACAAGGCCGCGGGCAATGTGGCCTTCCTGATCGAGCAGGGCAAGACATACGACTTCGAGGTAGAGGTGGTGGATCTTTACGTGAGCGGTGCGGCGGGCGGCGGCGAGCCCTTCTCTTCCACACTGACCAGGCGCCTGGTCGCCGAGGGCGACGTCGAGGGTGCCCGCGAGATTCTCGGCCGCCCGCACCGGGTGGAGGGCGTCGTGGTGCGCGGCGCCCAGCGCGGCCGCGAAATGGGCTTCCCGACGGCCAACGTCGAGACCCTGCCCCACACGGCGATCCCGGCCGACGGCGTCTACGCCGGTTACCTCCATGTCGAGGGCGAGGCCATGCCGGCCGCGATCTCGGTCGGCACGAACCCGCAGTTCGACGGCACCGAGCGCACGGTGGAGGCGTACGCGATCGACCGCGTCGGCCTCGACCTGTACGGCCTGCATGTCGCCGTCGACTTCCTCGCGTTCGTGCGCGGCCAGGCGAAGTTCGACTCGCTGGAGGGCCTGCTGGAGCAGATCGCCCAGGACGTGAAGCGCTGCCGGGAACTGATCTCGGCGGACACGGGCGACGCCGGGTAG